In the genome of Gloeotrichia echinulata CP02, one region contains:
- a CDS encoding sugar ABC transporter permease, translating to MKTSRFSRMHVLDNDTVAAWIFLAPALILLSVFMVWPIAYLFYLSFTSGSFTSKGTYLVGLKNYWRLLLNPDFWQVIVNTIYFTLATVVPSLVIPLGLAVLLNLSLAWRGILRSAYFLPSIISLVAAGLGFRWLFQTTGPVNGLLNFFGIPPISWLGDTFWAMPVIILLSIWKQLGFNMVVFLAGLQAIPSSRYEAAELDGANAWQQFWHITLPGLRPTIIFVIVTTAIFTLRGFEPVYVMTGGGPLNSTNLLVYYIYQEAFGQFDFGYAAAAATVLLAVTLILVYLQLRTWGEER from the coding sequence ATGAAAACATCCCGCTTTTCTCGTATGCATGTGCTTGATAATGATACAGTAGCCGCCTGGATTTTCCTGGCACCAGCACTGATTTTGCTGAGTGTCTTTATGGTTTGGCCGATTGCTTATTTATTTTATCTCAGTTTCACATCTGGTAGTTTCACCTCAAAAGGAACTTATCTAGTCGGCTTAAAAAATTATTGGCGCTTGTTATTAAATCCAGATTTTTGGCAAGTTATTGTTAACACTATTTATTTTACCCTTGCTACCGTCGTTCCCAGCTTAGTTATCCCCTTGGGACTGGCAGTACTATTAAATCTCTCCCTTGCTTGGCGGGGAATTCTGCGAAGCGCCTATTTTCTCCCTTCGATTATTTCTCTGGTAGCAGCTGGTTTAGGATTTCGCTGGCTATTTCAAACCACTGGGCCTGTGAACGGACTTTTAAATTTTTTTGGTATTCCACCCATTTCCTGGCTAGGAGATACATTTTGGGCAATGCCAGTCATAATTTTATTGAGTATTTGGAAACAATTAGGTTTCAATATGGTGGTATTTTTAGCAGGGTTGCAAGCAATTCCCTCCAGTCGTTATGAAGCAGCAGAACTCGATGGAGCAAATGCTTGGCAACAATTTTGGCATATTACCCTACCTGGACTGCGACCTACTATCATATTTGTAATTGTTACCACTGCCATTTTTACATTGCGGGGTTTTGAGCCAGTTTATGTGATGACTGGTGGTGGTCCATTAAATTCTACCAATTTGCTGGTTTATTATATTTATCAAGAGGCTTTTGGTCAATTTGATTTTGGCTATGCAGCCGCAGCCGCGACCGTGTTGTTAGCAGTAACTCTAATACTAGTATATTTGCAGTTAAGAACCTGGGGGGAAGAACGTTAG
- the purN gene encoding phosphoribosylglycinamide formyltransferase, producing MSNDFTINAATSLISPNISSNQFRQNTPLKLGIMASGNGSNFEAVAQAIENGQLNAQIQVLIYNNPGAKAAVRAANRGVADVLLNHRDYKSREKFDEQIVQKLQQYDVEWVIMAGWMRLLTGVLIDAFADKIINIHPSLLPSFKGIHAIEQALAAGVKITGCTAHLACLEVDSGPILIQAAVPILSDDTAETLHARIQIQEHRILPQAIALAAQRQLTVVS from the coding sequence ATGAGTAATGATTTCACAATCAATGCTGCAACTAGTTTAATTTCTCCCAATATCTCTAGCAACCAATTTAGACAAAATACTCCCTTGAAATTGGGAATTATGGCTTCGGGAAATGGGAGTAATTTTGAAGCAGTTGCCCAAGCTATTGAAAATGGGCAATTAAACGCCCAAATTCAAGTTTTGATTTACAATAACCCTGGTGCTAAAGCGGCAGTAAGGGCGGCTAATCGCGGTGTAGCAGATGTTTTGTTAAATCACCGTGACTACAAAAGCCGCGAAAAGTTTGATGAGCAAATTGTCCAGAAGTTGCAGCAGTACGATGTAGAATGGGTGATTATGGCAGGTTGGATGCGACTGTTAACAGGAGTATTAATTGATGCTTTTGCTGACAAAATTATTAATATCCATCCTAGTTTGTTGCCCAGTTTCAAGGGAATTCACGCCATAGAACAAGCTTTAGCCGCCGGAGTGAAAATTACTGGCTGTACAGCGCATCTAGCTTGTTTAGAAGTGGACAGTGGACCGATATTAATTCAAGCAGCGGTGCCTATTTTGTCAGATGACACAGCAGAAACACTCCATGCGCGGATTCAAATTCAGGAACACCGGATTTTACCACAAGCGATCGCCTTAGCGGCACAACGACAATTGACAGTTGTCAGTTGA
- a CDS encoding AAA-like domain-containing protein: MTIDEVVILLKASQSNGLTTLQETVLRSSWEGKTYTSIALSAHYGEERVRKVASHLWQLLSDFWGESINKSNFRSSLESRCLTKVHQQLIKEFNRTATAVSLEFPTGPVSLNSRFYISRPPIEEQAYREIAEPGSVICIRASKKMGKTSLILRILAHATNQGFRTVSLDFQQADNAVFVNLDRFLRWFCANISRELELEPKLNDYWDEEMGSKISCSIYFQRHLLSRLQSPLVLVLNEVDWVFSYPEIAGDFLPLLRSWYEQAKRIEVWQKLRLVLVYSTEIFVPLKLTQSPFNIGLPIKLPNFTKQQVQELAQKHGLDWTDDKNANRLMAMVGGHPYLVRLALYNLVGKGGLEGNLQQLLQQAPTDAGIYHEYLRQYILALQEQPELGAAFYEVVNATGDVKLERVTGYKLQSMGLINLVGDRATPACELYRLYFRQQLNSSEDLSDDDDLVEQLAKENQQLRVISNLDELTHLANRRYFDNYLEIEWRTAAQERTALSLILCDIDYFKIYNKTYGNNLGDNCLQQIAQAIDNCVKHPLNNSSLLYLSSSLDYPTFGTLENSRTINTHHEQSLVLVARYGGEEFAILTHTDANTAVYIAEQIRQQVKALAIKCEYPGIGGLPAAVLTVSLGVVSMIPEGETEPATLVNAAERALNQAKRQGRDRVVLG, translated from the coding sequence ATGACTATAGATGAAGTGGTAATACTACTAAAAGCAAGCCAGTCCAACGGTTTAACGACGCTTCAAGAGACCGTGTTGCGCTCGTCTTGGGAAGGAAAAACTTATACCAGTATAGCTTTGTCAGCTCACTATGGTGAAGAGCGTGTCAGGAAAGTTGCTTCTCATTTATGGCAATTGTTAAGCGATTTTTGGGGAGAATCTATCAATAAATCCAACTTCCGCTCAAGTCTGGAATCTCGGTGTTTGACGAAAGTGCATCAACAATTAATTAAGGAATTTAACCGCACGGCTACTGCTGTATCCCTAGAATTTCCTACAGGACCGGTATCCCTTAACTCTAGATTTTACATTTCCCGCCCGCCCATTGAGGAACAAGCTTACAGAGAAATAGCTGAACCAGGAAGTGTGATCTGCATTAGAGCTAGCAAGAAGATGGGTAAAACCTCCTTGATTCTGAGGATTCTGGCACATGCTACCAATCAAGGCTTTCGCACTGTGAGTTTAGACTTTCAGCAAGCAGATAATGCGGTATTTGTCAATCTCGATAGATTTTTGCGTTGGTTCTGTGCTAACATCAGTCGGGAGTTAGAACTTGAGCCAAAACTCAATGATTATTGGGATGAGGAGATGGGTAGCAAAATCAGCTGCTCTATCTATTTTCAAAGACATTTGCTATCTCGCCTGCAAAGTCCTTTGGTTCTGGTGTTAAACGAAGTAGATTGGGTGTTTTCATATCCAGAAATTGCAGGGGACTTTCTCCCATTGCTACGATCTTGGTACGAACAAGCCAAACGGATAGAGGTTTGGCAAAAACTCCGCCTGGTCTTGGTTTACTCTACAGAAATTTTTGTCCCCTTAAAACTGACTCAATCCCCATTTAATATTGGCTTACCGATTAAGTTACCAAACTTTACAAAACAGCAAGTGCAGGAATTAGCACAAAAACACGGACTCGATTGGACAGATGATAAAAATGCTAATCGGTTGATGGCTATGGTGGGGGGACATCCTTATTTAGTCAGACTAGCTTTGTATAACCTTGTGGGTAAGGGGGGTTTAGAAGGGAATTTACAACAGCTGTTGCAACAAGCACCCACAGACGCGGGAATTTATCATGAGTATTTAAGACAGTATATATTAGCCTTGCAAGAACAGCCAGAACTAGGCGCCGCTTTCTATGAAGTGGTAAATGCTACAGGAGATGTGAAATTAGAGCGCGTAACAGGATATAAATTACAGAGTATGGGGCTGATTAACCTAGTAGGCGATCGCGCTACTCCAGCCTGTGAGTTATATCGTCTGTATTTTCGCCAGCAACTCAACAGCAGTGAGGATTTGAGCGATGATGATGATCTGGTTGAACAATTGGCAAAAGAAAATCAACAGCTGCGAGTCATTTCTAACTTAGATGAACTAACTCACTTAGCTAATCGCCGCTATTTTGACAACTACCTGGAAATTGAATGGCGAACAGCAGCCCAAGAACGTACCGCTTTATCATTGATTTTATGTGACATTGACTATTTCAAAATCTACAATAAAACCTATGGCAATAATTTAGGAGATAATTGTTTACAACAAATAGCTCAAGCTATTGATAATTGCGTCAAACATCCGCTGAATAATAGCAGTCTTTTATATCTCAGTAGTAGTCTTGATTACCCCACTTTTGGTACTTTAGAAAATTCCCGAACCATAAATACTCACCATGAACAGAGTTTAGTTTTAGTGGCTCGTTACGGTGGTGAAGAATTTGCCATTCTCACTCACACAGATGCTAATACTGCTGTATATATTGCCGAACAAATTCGACAACAAGTCAAAGCCTTAGCCATTAAATGTGAGTATCCGGGGATCGGCGGACTACCGGCGGCTGTTTTAACTGTGAGTTTAGGCGTTGTTAGTATGATTCCTGAAGGAGAAACCGAGCCTGCTACTCTAGTAAATGCTGCCGAGCGAGCGCTCAATCAAGCAAAAAGACAAGGGCGCGATCGCGTTGTCCTCGGCTAA